ACCGCGCAGGACATCGAGGCGCTGCGCGGGCGCGCCGCCGACCTGCGCCTGGCCTACCGCAACCTCGTCGACGACCACTCCGACCTGCAGCGCCGCGTCCGCGAGAACGAGCAGCGGCTGCGCCAGGCCTTCGAGGCCGGTACGTCGCTCAGCGACGCCCTCTCCGACACCGGCGGGGTGAGCGACGCCGCGCGGGAGGCGATGAACCGCCCCGGCGCCCCCGGCTCCGGGTCGAGCCCGGAGGAGGTGCAGCGCTGGTGGGCCGGGTTGACCGAGGCCCAGCAGCAGGCCGCGCTCGCGGCGTACCCCTCGCTCCTCGGCTCGGCCGACGGGCTGCCCGCCGACGTGCGCGACGAGGCCAACCGGACGCTCCTCGACGACGACCTCAGCACCCTCGCCTCCCAGGCCGAGGACGGCACGCTGAGCGAGGAGGAGGCGCAACGCCTCGAGAACGCCGAGCAGACCCGCGAGGCGCTCGAGGACGCCGACGCGTTCACCGACGTCGCCAGCGGTGAGCAGCCGGGCGGGCGGTTGTGGCTCTACGACCCGGGTGCCTTCGACGGCGACGGCCGGGTCGCGGTCGCGATCGGCGATCCCGACACCGCCGACGACGTCGCCGTCTCGGTGCCCGGCATCAAGACCGAGACCAACGACGTGGTCGGGGGCGTCCACGACGCGATGAACCTGTACGAGGCGACCCGGTTCAACGGCGACGGCTCGAGCGTGGCGACCATGTTCTGGCTGGGCTACAACACCCCCGAGAGCGAGACCGACTGGGACACCTTCACCAGCGGCCGCGCCGAGGACGGCGGAGAACGCCTGGCCGACTCGATCGCCGGCCTGCGCGCCTCCCGCTCCGGCGATGACGCCCACCTGACGGTGATCGGGCACAGCTACGGCTCCACCACCACGTCGTACGCCGCCGCCGAGCACGGCCTCGACGTCGACGACGTGGCCCTGATCGGCAGCCCCGGCGCCGGCCCGGCGCGCACCGCCGACGACTTCAGCGTCGGCGAGGACAACGTCTGGGTGGGCCGCAACAGCCGCGACGCGGTGACCTTCTTCGGTGACGAGGGCTGGCTGCACACCCCCGGCGGGCTGGGGATGGACCCGTCGTCGGAGGACTTCGACGCGCACCGCTTCGAGGCCGAGTCGGTGCTGCGCGGGGACCACCGCAACTTCGACGACCACAGCCGCTACTACGACCACGACTCCGAGTCGCTCCACAACCTGGGCCGCATCGTCGACGGCCAGCACGACGCGGTCAACGAGGCGGGGCAGAGCCACGACCCGTGGTGGCGCTGGGCCGACGACCCCGAGGGTGAACGTGACCCGACCACCTGGGAGCCGGGCCGCTCCGAGACGAGGAGGCAGCCGTGAGGCCGCTGGTGCTGGTCGCGATCGTCCTGGCGCTGGCCGTGACCGCCGGGTGCGGCGACGACTCAGCGGGTGGCGAGCCCTCCCGGGAGGGGGCGGTCGCCGACCTCGAGGCGCTCGCCGACGACGTGATGACGACCGGGGGAGAGGTCGTCGAGGTCCTTGAGGCGACCGGGCTCGAGGTGGCCGGCGCCCGCGGCAAGGGCGACTACTGCCAGTCCACCCCCCGCCCGGGCTTCACCTTCGCGCTCGGCGGCGAGCTGGCCGCGGGGGCGGCGTACGACGAGCAGGTGGCGACGGCGCGCGAGGCCCTGCTCGACGCCGGCTGGGAGGTCGAGACCGAGGGAGAGGTGACCCGCACCGGCGATCAGGAGCCCGAGGCATGGGTCAACCTGGTGCGCGACGACTGGCGGCTCACGCTGCGCCGCAGCGGCCCCGAGGGCTCCGGCGCCCTCGTCTTCGGCCTCACCGGGCAGGACGCCTGCATCGCCATCCCCGACACCACCACCCGCGTCCCCGACGACCTCGAGGAGGTCACGTTGGTCGAGCAGTGACGAGCGCCAGCGAGGAACGCCCGTCGAGACCGGTGAGGTGCCCACTGTCGTACGCCGATCGGCGCGGCGGGACTGTGGTCCAGCGGGGGACTGAGCCCCAGGGTGCCCAGCGTCGTGGGTCGAGCAGTGACGAGCGCCAGCGAGGAACGCCCGTCGAGACCCAGTGACAAGCAGACTTCCGCGATGGCTCATCCACAGGCAGACCCACCCCGGGTGTCAGTGGCGCCGCGACCGGGCAGCAGCCGCTCATGGCATGGACCTACATCCTCCAGTGCGCCGACGACTCGTTCTACGTCGGAAGCACCGTCGACCTCGAGCGCCGCATCAGTCAGCACGACAGAGGTGAGGGCGCGACGTACACCCGACCTCGCCGCCGACGCCCGGTCCGGCTGGTGTGGGCCGGAGAGTTCAGCCGCAAGGACGACGCGTTCGCTTACGAGAAGCAGATCCAGAAGTGGGGTCGAGCCAAGCGGATCGCGCTGATCGAGGGTCGGTTGGGCGATCTGCCTGGATTGGCGAGGGGGCGGAGCCTGCCGCCGGCGTAGTCGGTGGTCGAGCAGTGACGAGCGCCAGCGAGGAACGTCTGTCGAGACCCGGTGAGGTGACCGCGGACCTGTACGCCGTGTGCTTGCGGGGTCTCGACGGCGCTCGAGCCTTCGGCCCTCGCTGCTCGACCGACGGCGTGGGTTGTTGGTCGAGCAGTGACGAGCGCCAGCGAGGAACGTCTGTCGAGACCCGGTGAGGTGACTCCGGGCCTGTACGCCGGTGGGTTGCGGGGACTCGACGGGCGCTCGAGCCTTCGGCCCTCGCTGCTCGACCGACGGCGTGGGTTGTTGGTCGAGCAGTGACGAGCGCCAGCGAGGAACGTCTGTCGAGACCCGGTGAGGTGACTCCGGGCCTGTACGCCGGTGGGTTGCGGGGTCTCGACGGGCGCTCGAGCCTTCGGCCCTCGCTGCTCGACCAACAACGCCGCTCTCGCTGCTCGACCGACGGCTCAGCCCACCAACCGGACACACCCCGGCGGCTGCACCGGACCTGCCTAGGCTCGACGCACGTCGCAGCAGCCGCTGAACGACAGCAGCCACCTGAGCAGGAGCACCCTCATGACGCACAGCCCCGAGACCCTGGCCGTCCACGCCGGCCAGGAGGAGGCCGACCCGACGACCAACGCCCGTGCGGTGCCGATCTACCAGACGACGTCCTACGTCTTCAACGACACCGACCACGCGGCGAACCTCTTCGCGCTGGCCGAGCCGGGCAACATCTACACCCGCATCATGAACCCGACCCAGGACGTCTTCGAGCAGCGGATGACCCAGCTCGAGGGCGGCGTGGGCTCGCTGGCCACGGCCAGCGGCTCGGCGGCGACGACGTACGCCGTGCTCAACCTCTGCTACGCCGGCGACAACATCGTGGCGCTCTCGACGCTGTACGGAGGCACCTACGCGCTGTTCGCCCACACGCTGCCGCAGTTCGGCATCGAGGTGCGGTTCGTGGACCCGGAGAAGCCCGAGGACCTCGCCAAGCACGTCGACGAGAAGACCAAGATGGTCTTCGGCGAGACCGTCGGCAACCCCAAGATCAACGTGATCGACCTGCCGGCCTGGTCCGAGGCGGCGCACGCCCAGGGCCTGCCGTTCGTGGTCGACAACACCGCCCCGACGCCCTACCTGGTGCGCCCCTTCGACCACGGCGTTGACGTCGTGGTGCACGCGGCGACCAAGTTCATCGGCGGCCACGGCACCTCGATCGGCGGCGTCATCGTCGACTCGGGCAACTTCGACTGGGCGGCGCACTCCGACCGCTTCCCGGGCCTGACCAAGCCCGACCCGGCCTACCACGGTGCGGTGTGGACCGACGCCGCCGGCCCGGCGGCGTACATCATCCGCGCCCGCACGGTGCTGCTGCGCAACACCGGTGCCGCGATCACCCCGATGAACTCGTGGCTGTTCCTGCAGGGCCTCGAGACGCTGCACCTGCGGATGGAGCGCCACAGCTCGAACGCGCTCAGGGTCGCGGAGTACCTCTCCGCGCACGACGACGTCTCGTGGGTCAGCTACCCCGGCCTGCCCGACAGCCCCTACAAGGAGGTCGCGGACCGCATCCACACCGGCAAGGGGTACGGCGGCCTGCTGAGCTTCGGTGTGAAGGCCGGGCGCGAGGGCGGCAAGAAGTTCATCGAGGCGCTCGAGCTCATCAGCCACCTGGCGAACATCGGTGACGCGAAGTCGCTGGCGATCCACAACGCCTCCACCACCCACAGCCAGCTCAGCCCCGAGGAGCTCGAGGGCGCCGGCGTGCCGGAGGACATGGTGCGCCTGTCGGTCGGCATCGAGAACGTCGACGACATCATCGCCGACATCGAGCAGGCGCTCTCCGCCACCAAGTGACCGGTCCTCTCCTCGACGCCGTGACCCAGCGGGTCGTCCTCGCCACCGAGGACGACCCGCTGCGGTTGCGGGGCGGCAAGCACCTCGACCACGTCGAGGTGGTCTACGAGACGTACGGCGTGCTGTCGCCGGCGCGCGACAACGCGGTGTTCATCTGCCACGCGCTGACCGGTGACGCGCACGCGGCCGGCCACCGCCGCGGGGAGGACCCGCACACGGCGAAGCCGGGCTGGTGGGACCGGATGATCGGTCCCGGCAAGCCGGTCGACACCGACCGGTTCTTCGTGATCGCGCCCAACATCCTGGGTGGTTGCTCGGGCAGCACCGGCCCGATGTCGCTCGACCCGGCGACGGGGGAGCCCCTCTACCTCGACTTCCCGCTGCTGCACGTCGCCGACCTCGTCGCCGCGCACCGCCGGTTGCTCGACCACCTCCAGATCGAGACCCTGTACGCCGCCGTGGGCGGCTCGATGGGCGGCATGCAGGTCCTGCAGTGGGTGATCGACGAGCCGCAGCGCATCGAGCGCGCCGTCGTCGTCGCGGCCTCGGCGAAGCTGACCGCGGAGAACATCGCGTTCTCCTCGGTGGCCCGCCAGGCGATCATGGCCGACCCCGAGTTCCACAACGGCCGCTACGCCGAGCACGGTGTCGTCCCCCGTCACGGGCAGAAGGTGGCGCGGATGATGGCCCACATCACCTACGTCTCCCCGGAGTCGTTGCAGAACCGGTTCGGCCACGAGCGCGACTCGGTCGGCGACGACCAGTGGCGCCTGGAGCCCGACTTCGAGGTCGAGCACTACCTCCAGCACCAGGGCGAGACCTTCCTGGGCCGCTTCGACTCGTTGTCCTACCTCTACCTGACCCGGCTGATGGACTACTTCGACCCCTTCGCCGAGGAACCCGTCGCCGAGCGCCTCGCCGGCTGCACCACCCGCTTCCAGGTCACCTCCTTCAGCTCCGACTGGCGCTTCGACACCGCCCAGGCCACCCGCCTCACCGAACAGCTGCAGAAGCACGGCGTCGACGCCGACCACGCCGAGATCCAGAGCCCCTACGGTCACGACTCCTTCTTGTTGGATCCCCCGGGCTACTTAGACCGAGTAGCCACGTTCTTGGGGACGCCGTAGGTCGAGCCCGCCGTCGGTCGAGCAGTGAGGGCCGAAGGCTCGAACGACGTCGAGACCCCGTGAGGAACCCCACTTCCGTACGCCGCGCCCCACCGCCGTAGGTCGAGCAGTGAGGGCCGAAGGCTCGAACGACGTCGAGACCCCGTGAGAGACCCACTTCCGTACGCCGCACATCCACCGTCGGTCGAGCAGAGAGGGCCGAAGGCTCGAACGACGTCGAGACCCCGTGAGGAACCCACTTCCGTACGCCGCGCCCCCACCGCAGCGTCGGGACGTACCCTTCGCCCATCCGCCAAGACTGAAGCGCCACATGCCGAGACGAAGAGAGTCACCCCTGATGAAGAAGATCCTGGCGGCGTCAATCGGCGCCGCTCTGCTCGTCCCGATCGCGGCCACCAGCGCTTCCGCCCAATACTCCTCCAACAACACCGATGTCGCGTTCAAGGCTCCGCGCAAGGTCCAGGTGGGCGAGACCATCAAGGTCCGGGTCAAGGCCAACACCTTCGGCGACGCTGGTTCGCACTGCACGGGTGACTTCGTGCTCATCGTGAAGAACCAGGACAGAGAGATCGTGAAGCAGGCCCGCAAGCCGGTCCGCAACCGAGAGACCTTCTCGTTCAAGCTCCGCCACAAGGACGTGTACCGGGTGGCGGTCAAGTACGAGCGCGGGGAGAACGACTCCTGCGGCACGAGCCGCACGGCTCGAGACCTGCGCGTTGTGAAGCGCATGGCCTGATCCAGCAGCCGTCGTTGAGCAGTGATCCCGAGCATCGGATGGCGCCACTGACCTCGGCGAGTTCGGCGAGTTCGGCGAGGGGCGAACGGGCCGGACAAGGCACCGGCCATAGGCGCCGACCCCCTCGACCGAGATCAGAACCGAATGGTCACCCCCGATGTCCAGAGACATCGCACGGGTGAACTCGGCGCATTCACTTGGTCTCAAGAGTCAGGACCACCCGTCCAGCCACCCCGGCTTATCGCAGTTGGGGGAGCAGCAAACACGCGGCATCCCTCACATGAGGGCTTCTTGCGAGCGCGTCAGCGTTGGTCACCCGCTCAAGTCGCTCACCCTCACGGTCCGGATCTCAGTGAGATGTAGGCCCGGCGCTCATCGTGTGGCATCCTTTAACTCGTCAACCACTGTCTCTGACGCCGTGCGCGTCTCTATGGGGAGTCTCAGCCATATGAAGAAGCTCATCGCCGCGTCCGTTGGCGCCGCTCTGCTCATCCCGGGTACCGCCACTAGCGCCTTCGCCTACCCGGTGACCACCCCGACCGACACCTCGACGCAGGCCCCGAACAAGGCCAAGATCGGTGAGAAGATCCGCGTCAAGGTGAAGGCCAACACCAACGGTGATGCTGGCGCGATCTGCACCGGCGAGTTCGTGCTGATCATCAAGAACAACCGCGGCGAGGTCGTCAAGCAGTCGCGCAAACCTGCTGACGACGTCAAGAACTTCCGCTTCAAGCTCCGCAGCGCGGGCAAGTACCGCCTGGCGGTCAAGTACCAGCGCGGCCAGGACGACCCCTGCGGCAAGTCGCGTAGTGGCCAGGACCTGCGCATCCAGAAGCGCAGCAACTGACCTCTCGGTCACAGCTCCGTCAAAGGACCCCCGAGCCCGGCTCGGGGGTCTTTGCTGTCCAACTCGCGGTACGTCCAGTTCATGAGGCTGGCCACTCCCCGACACCACACCCTGGATAAGGTCCCCGCATGTCGCGTCTTCGCCTGATCGTGCTCGCCGTTGCCGGTGTGGGCGTCCTTCTCCTGATTCTGGCAGTCCTCATCGGGTGGCAAGGCCTCAAGGTCAACAGTTCCTTGCAGGAGGCAGTCGACGACGCCGCGACCCTGCAGGCGTCGTTGCAGGGCGAGGACAAGGATCAGATCGACGCCGATCTGGCAGCCCTCCAGGAGTCCTCTGGAGAGGCTGCTGAGCGAACCCAGGGGCGGATCTGGAGCTTGGCTACGATCCTGCCCGTCATTGGCGATGATGCCCACGGAGTCAAGGTCGCGTCGAGCGTGATCTCCGATCTCAGCAACGACGGGTTGGAGCCACTTGCCCGCACAGCGACCCAGCTAGACGCCGTGCTCCCGCAGGACGGGCGAATCGACCCCGCGGTCATCGAGTCGTTGCATGACCCGATTAGCCGGGGCGCAGGCGCGCTGGCCGAGGCAGCGTCCACGCTCGAGGCCGAGGATTCCTCGGGATACGTCGAGCGCTTCCGTACCAAGTTTCGCGAGCTGCAGCAGCAGATCGGCGACGCCGCTGACGCAACGGATGCCGCGGCGGTCGCCCTCGAGGTCTTGCCAGCTCTCCTGGGGCAGAACGAGCCGAAAAACTACCTTCTTGTCTTCCAGAACAACGCCGAGATCCGAGCCACGGGCGGTCTTCCCGGCGTTGTGTCCGTGGTCTCCACTGACGACGGAGACATCACGCTCGGGCGCCAAGAATCGGTCGGTGGGTTCGGTGAACGTGCCACCCCGGTGCTGCCGCTAACCAAGGACGAGAAGAAGGTCTTCAGCGACAAACTTGGGACCTTCTTCCAAGACGCCAACTTCACCCCTGATTGGCCGCGAGCCGCCGAGCTGATGCGCGCGCGCTGGCAGGAGTTGTACCCCGAGCAGATCGACGGTGTGCTCACCGTCGATACCGTCGCCATGTCCTACCTGCTGGAGGCTATCGGGCCGATCGAGGTCGGCGGCTACACGATCAACGCTGACAACGCAGTGGACATCCTGTTGCACCAGGTGTACCTCGACATCGCGGACTCAGCTGGGCAGGACGCCCTCTTCCAGGAGGTCGCCTCGACGGTGTTCGATCGGATCTCTGGTGGCGAGGTCGCGGAGCCAAGGACGCTGCTGCGAGCGTTGGTCCGGGCCGGCGACGAAGGCCGAGCCTATGTCCACCTAGCCGATGACGACGAGCAGGCCTTGTTGCTCGGTCGCAGGATCACTGGTGCCACGCACGACGCGGACGGTCACGCCTCAGCCATCGACGTCACACTCCTCGACGGCACCGGCTCCAAGATGTCGTACTTCCTCCGAAGCCAGGTCCGCGGGACAACGACGGGCTGCATGGATGGGCGGATGCAGGTGGAGGTTAACGCGCGCCTGGTCTCGGACGCTCCAGAGGACGCGGCTTCGCTTCCTGACTACATCACCGGCGGCGGGGGCTACGGCGTCGAGCCGGGCAAGCAGCTGATTGCGGTCGGCCTGTTCACCCCGTCCGGCGGCGAGATCACTCAGCTCAGAATCCAGGACAAGAAGTACGACGGCGATAGTGACACGCTGGGAGATCGCGAGGTCAGTACGGCGTTCGTGCTCCTCGAGCCTGGCAAGCCCCAAGATGTGTCGTGGACACTCAACATTTTGCCCACGGATGTGGCAGTGCCCCTCCGCGTCACCCCCGGCATTTTCCCGGACAACGCGTCGTCCACTGTGGCGCGGGGGTGTTGAGTCAGCATCACTCCGTTCCGCCGTCGCGATAGTCCCTGCACTGACCTAAGATCAGCTCAATTTGTTAATTGAAAGAGGCTCACGTATGCAGACCGACCAGTCAACCGTGCTGGTGACCGGAGGCACAGGTTCCTTCGGCTCGACGATGGTCCGTCGGCTATTGGATTCCGATGTCCGCGAGATTCGTGTTCTAAGTAGAGACGAGCTTAAGCAACACGAAATGCGAACCGTGCTCTCGGACTCGAGGGTGCGGTTCTACATCGGCGACGTCCGAGATGAGGACAGCGTTCACCGGGCTACGCGAGGTGTTGACTTCGTCTTCCACGCCGCCGCCCTCAAGCAGGTCCCCAGTTGCGAGTTCTTTCCGATGGAGGCGGTGAAGACCAACGTCATTGGAAGCGCGAACGTCATCGAGGCGGCCAATGCTAACGGGGTTCACAGTGTGGTCTGTCTGGGGACGGACAAAGCTGCCTACCCCGTCAATGCCATGGGCATCAGTAAGGCCATGATGGAGAAGGTCGCTCAGGCGTTTGCTCGCAACAATCCGACCGCCACCACGACGGTATCTACCGTCCGTTACGGCAACGTCATGATGTCGCGTGGGTCCGTTATCCCGCTTTTCGTGGCCCAACTGAGGGCGGGCCAACCACTAACACTGACGGATCCACGAATGACCAGGTTCCTGATGTCGCTGGAGGAGGCAGTGCTGTTAGTCGAGTACGCCTTCGAGAACGCTCACCCTGGTGATCTCTTTATCCGTAAGGCGCCGGCCAGCACGATCGAGGATCTGGCTCGCGCCGTGGCGAAGGCTTTGGGCGTGGCGCCCGAATTGAAGGTCATCGGCACACGTCACGGAGAGAAACTGTACGAGACGCTGGCCACGCGCGAAGAACTCGTACGATCGGAAGACCAAGGCGACTATTACCGGGTCGCGGTAGACGCTCGCGACTTGAATTACTCAGAATACTTCGACGAAGGCGACGAAGAGGAGTCGTCCACTGATGACTACCATTCGCACAATACTGCGCGCCTCGATATCGATCAGGTAGTCGAGTTGCTATTGGGACTCTCAGCCTTTCGAGCGCTCGTGGGCGACGGGTGATGAACAGCTTCTTTATAAGTTTGGCTTTGACCCTGATTTTGGTGGGCGTGTTCATCCTGCTGCTGAGAGACAACTTCGTCGACGTGCCAAACGCCAGATCCTCGCATCGACGGTCGATCCCGCGGGGCGGGGGGGTGGCGGTGGTGGCCGCCATCGCGGGAGTGTCCGCTTTGACGGTCGACCTCGGCGCGGGCATGGTCGGGCTCGTTACGGCTGCCTGCGTGCTCGCGGCCGTAGGTTTAATCGATGATTGGCGCTCATTGCCGAGCTCCATTCGACTATTTGCCCAACTTATGACCACGAGTGTGCTGGCGGTGCTTCTCGTCGCATCAGGGGAGGCTTCGTGGTGGCTCGTGCTGCCCCTGGCGGTCGGCATGACGGGTTTCGTGAATGCCTTCAACTTCATGGATGGCGTCAATGGCATCTCTGGACTCAATGCAGCGGCGATCGGCCTCTGGTGGGCCTGGGCGGGGAACGCCGAGGGCCAGTCCGCAATCGCAGCGCTCGGTCTGATCCTCGCTGGGGCTGCCATCGGTTTCTTGCCATGGAACATCCCGAAGGCCAGAGTGTTTCTAGGTGACGCGGGGAGCTATGGGATCGGGGTTCTTATTGCTGGATTGAGCGCTCTTGCTGTCGTGGAGGGACTTCCATGGTGGTGGGCCCTCGCCCCCCTGGTCGTTTACGGTGCCGACACAGGCTGGGCGCTGGTGAAGCGTGCGCGGGCGGGTAAGCCACTCGCCGAAGCGCACCGCGGGCACGTGTACCAGCGGCTCGTGGACGGTGGCTGGCCTCATATAGCGGCAGCCACCGCATGCGCGGGGGCAACCATTCTTGTGTGCCTTGCCGCTGGTGCGGCTCGGGTGTCACTTGCGTGGTGGGCCGTCGCACTGGTCGCTTTGATTGTCATGGCCTACTTGAGTTCAGCTCGCCTCGTTGAGACCGCGCGGAGGGGCTCGTGAAAATTGCATTCATTACCCAATGGTATGACCCGGAGGTAGGTTCAGCTGCGCTGCCGGGGGCAATTGTCAGAGCGCTCGTCAGGCGCGGCCACTCGGTTGAAGTGATTACAGGCTTTCCAAATTATCCGACAGGGGAAATCTACGCGGGCTACAAAGTGCGTCCTTATAGCCGTGAAGTCATTCGCGGTGTCACGGTTCATCGTGTTCCGCTGTACCCGAGCCACGACGGGTCCGCTCTCCGCCGCGTACTGAATTTTCTCTCCTTCATGTTATCGGTCAGCAGCCTGGGTGCTTTGCTCGCAAGGCGAGGGCAGGTTGCCCTCGTCTACTCCACTCCCGGCACGGTGGGTATGGCGGGGCTCGTGCTTCGCCGACTGCTGGGCCGGCCATTCGTACTGTTCATCCAGGATGTTTGGCCAGACACAGTCACGGCCACCGGCATGTTGCCTGCTCGTTTCGTTAAGCCTTCCGAATGGCTCCTTCACCGCTTCTGCAATGCTACCTATCGAGCCGCCGGTCACATCGCTGTGATCTCGCCAGGTATGAAGACGCTGCTTCTTAAGCGAGGCGTGCCGGCAGATAAGGTGAGCGTCGTATTCAATTGGGTTGACGAGGAAGTCTTCCGGCCGCGTCACGGTAAGGCTCGCGAGGCTTCCAGCCCCCTGGAAGTGATGTATGCCGGCAATATCGGGGACGTTCAGGGGCTCGATACCGCCCTGCGTGCCGTGGCAGCGGCGTCAGCACAGGCGGACATTGTCCTGCGGATTATAGGGACGGGCGTTGCGCTCGAGTCCCTCATTGCGTTGGCCGCCGAGCTCGATATTTCGGATCGTGTCCGCTTTGAGGGCCCTAGGTTGCTCGACCAGATGGCCGAGGTCATGGCAAGTGCTGACGTACAACTGGTGTGCCTCAAGGACGACCCTCTCTTCGCCCTAACGATGCCCAGCAAGATCCAGGCGATACTCGCCTGTGGGAGGCCGATTCTGACCTGTGCGCCGGGAGATGCCGCCGCGCTTTCCGTGGAGTCTGGCGCAGGGTGGGCATGCCCGGCAGGCGACGTGGAGGGATTGGCGCGACTGATGGTTGAAGCCAGTCGTCTTTCAGCGCGCGCTCTTGCTGATAGGGGGCGCGCGGGCAGGCAATTTTACGAGTCGCACCTGTCGGCAATTGCTGGCTCTGAGTCGCTTGAAATCGCCCTTTCGAAAGCACTGGAGACCGCGTGACGACCAAAATCGTGCTTGTCGGTGGTAGCGGGTTCGTTGGATCGGCTGTTGCAGTAGCACTTGGCGACGCCTGCGAGGTGCGACTAGTGCCAGCGCCCCGATTGAGCACCACCGCCCGAGATGAGAGCTCGCTGGCTCGAGCAGCTCGTGAGTTCCCAAAGCCGCCTATGTTGGTCGCTGCGTTGAGTGATGCTGACGTCTTGGTCAACGCCGCAGGCAACCCAGACGCCTCGTCCCAGGACGAGGATTGTCTGTTTGGGGCCAATGCTTTGCTGCCCGCCATACTGATACGCGCCGCGCTCGACGCAGGGGTAAGTCGTTTCGTTCACGTGAGCTCAGCAGTCGTGCAGAACGACAGGCCCATGCTCGACTCCACCGAGGAACTGCGGGAATTTTCGCCCTACTCGTCATCCAAAATCATGGGCGAGGTGTTAGTGCGGAATTTGGCCGAGGGCATCGAGGCGGTGCGGTACAGACCGCCGTCCGTCCACGCGCCGAGCCGCAGAGTCACGCGAATGATACGCCGAATCGCGGGTTCATTTGCTTCAACGGTGGCCAGCCCGGGTACCCAGCACACGCCGCAGGCGCTCTTGCCCAATGTGGCCTCCGCCATCGCCTACCTGGCAACCGTGAAGGGTCCAATACCGAGCGCCGTTCATCACCCGT
This Nocardioides dokdonensis FR1436 DNA region includes the following protein-coding sequences:
- a CDS encoding glycosyltransferase family 4 protein encodes the protein MKIAFITQWYDPEVGSAALPGAIVRALVRRGHSVEVITGFPNYPTGEIYAGYKVRPYSREVIRGVTVHRVPLYPSHDGSALRRVLNFLSFMLSVSSLGALLARRGQVALVYSTPGTVGMAGLVLRRLLGRPFVLFIQDVWPDTVTATGMLPARFVKPSEWLLHRFCNATYRAAGHIAVISPGMKTLLLKRGVPADKVSVVFNWVDEEVFRPRHGKAREASSPLEVMYAGNIGDVQGLDTALRAVAAASAQADIVLRIIGTGVALESLIALAAELDISDRVRFEGPRLLDQMAEVMASADVQLVCLKDDPLFALTMPSKIQAILACGRPILTCAPGDAAALSVESGAGWACPAGDVEGLARLMVEASRLSARALADRGRAGRQFYESHLSAIAGSESLEIALSKALETA
- a CDS encoding NAD-dependent epimerase/dehydratase family protein gives rise to the protein MLVGGSGFVGSAVAVALGDACEVRLVPAPRLSTTARDESSLARAAREFPKPPMLVAALSDADVLVNAAGNPDASSQDEDCLFGANALLPAILIRAALDAGVSRFVHVSSAVVQNDRPMLDSTEELREFSPYSSSKIMGEVLVRNLAEGIEAVRYRPPSVHAPSRRVTRMIRRIAGSFASTVASPGTQHTPQALLPNVASAIAYLATVKGPIPSAVHHPSEGVTVTSLMQDLSGGRKPVRIPRWLAVVTVRTARAVGRLHRPTAANARRLELLWLGQEQADSWLTESGWRPPVGRHGWKALGLDESA